In one window of Chryseobacterium sp. JV274 DNA:
- a CDS encoding DUF6576 domain-containing protein has product MSELLILGFIIAIALLFFNREWIKNRFFSEPQKNYTIDDQFNSDKREREKEIDRLLSKMGRNGISDLSEKDRKRLDELSKM; this is encoded by the coding sequence ATGAGCGAATTATTAATTTTAGGATTTATTATCGCAATAGCATTACTGTTTTTCAATAGAGAATGGATTAAAAACAGATTCTTTTCTGAACCTCAGAAAAACTATACTATTGATGATCAATTCAATTCTGATAAACGCGAGCGGGAGAAAGAGATCGACAGACTTTTAAGCAAAATGGGCAGAAACGGAATCAGTGATTTATCTGAAAAAGATAGAAAACGACTCGACGAATTGTCCAAAATGTAA
- a CDS encoding DUF2683 family protein, whose amino-acid sequence MESIIVHPKNAMELSALKSVLKEMNIKFEKAHVKSSYNGQKVVKKASDNKNIKPAAKPSKPKGE is encoded by the coding sequence ATGGAATCTATTATAGTACATCCAAAAAATGCAATGGAGCTTAGCGCACTGAAAAGTGTACTGAAAGAAATGAACATTAAATTTGAAAAAGCTCATGTTAAAAGTTCGTATAACGGACAGAAAGTGGTTAAGAAAGCAAGTGATAATAAAAATATAAAACCTGCTGCAAAACCTTCAAAACCTAAAGGAGAGTAA
- a CDS encoding TraR/DksA family transcriptional regulator, with the protein MSDERVRYSDADLQEFKAIIKEKIEKAEKDLQLIRESFINDQNNGTDDTSPTFKAFEEGAETLSKEQNSILAGRQEKFVRDLKNALIRIENKTYGVCRVTGKLIPKERLLAVPHATLSIEAKNMQK; encoded by the coding sequence ATGTCAGACGAAAGAGTTAGATACAGCGATGCTGATTTACAGGAATTTAAGGCAATTATTAAAGAAAAAATAGAAAAAGCAGAAAAGGATCTTCAGCTTATCAGAGAAAGTTTCATCAATGACCAGAATAATGGAACTGATGATACCTCTCCTACTTTCAAAGCTTTTGAGGAAGGAGCAGAAACATTGAGCAAAGAGCAGAACTCTATTTTGGCAGGAAGACAGGAAAAATTTGTGCGTGATCTTAAAAATGCTTTGATCAGAATCGAAAATAAAACGTATGGTGTTTGCAGAGTAACAGGAAAACTGATTCCTAAGGAAAGACTTTTAGCCGTTCCTCATGCTACGCTGAGCATCGAAGCGAAAAACATGCAAAAATAA
- a CDS encoding response regulator transcription factor, with amino-acid sequence MKILIVEDEPELKDTVQKFLEAEHFIVEYAENYSNGLEKIISYEYDCILLDIMLPDGNGIDLLKEIKKMHKKDPVIILSAKDSVDDKVTGLEIGADDYLAKPFHLAELMARIKSVIRRKNQDGENIIRYKNISIDPENRTVKVGNEELVLNRKEYDLLYYFVIHPEKTLQKTTLAEAIWGDYIDQADSLDFIYSQIKNLRKKLKTLNAEADFQAVYGIGYKFI; translated from the coding sequence ATGAAGATTTTAATAGTAGAAGATGAACCCGAACTAAAAGATACGGTACAGAAGTTTCTGGAAGCAGAACATTTCATTGTAGAGTATGCAGAAAATTACAGCAATGGGCTGGAGAAAATTATTTCTTACGAATACGACTGTATTTTGCTGGATATTATGCTGCCGGACGGAAACGGAATAGATCTGCTGAAAGAAATAAAAAAAATGCACAAGAAAGATCCCGTGATCATTCTTTCTGCCAAAGACTCAGTAGATGATAAGGTAACCGGATTGGAAATAGGGGCTGATGATTATCTTGCCAAACCTTTTCATCTTGCAGAACTGATGGCGAGGATCAAGTCGGTGATCAGAAGAAAAAATCAGGATGGTGAAAATATCATCCGATACAAAAATATAAGTATTGATCCGGAGAACAGAACAGTGAAAGTGGGAAATGAGGAGTTAGTCCTTAACCGCAAAGAATACGATCTATTGTATTATTTTGTGATCCATCCGGAAAAAACTTTACAGAAAACGACGTTGGCAGAAGCTATCTGGGGAGATTACATCGATCAGGCGGACAGTCTGGATTTTATTTATTCACAGATTAAAAATCTTCGTAAAAAATTAAAAACACTTAATGCAGAAGCTGATTTCCAGGCTGTATACGGAATAGGATATAAATTCATCTGA
- the trpS gene encoding tryptophan--tRNA ligase gives MSRILTGIQATGTPHLGNLLGAIIPAIELSKQEGNESFLFIANLHTLTQIKDAQTLRQNTYEIAAAWLACGLDTEKTFFYRQSDIAETCELSWHLSCFFPYQRLTLAHSFKDKADRLQDVNAGLFTYPILMAADILLYDAEIVPVGKDQLQHLEIARDVASRFNNQMGEVLVLPQAELQQDTKYVPGTDGRKMSKSMGNIINIFLPEKELKKQVMSIESDSKSLEEPKDPETDKTFQIYELIATPEQTEELRVKYLAGNFGYGHAKKELLDLILVRFEKERETFAYYMNNLDELEAKLQQGAEKTRPIALETLKRVRTSLGF, from the coding sequence ATGTCAAGAATTCTTACCGGCATTCAAGCCACCGGAACACCCCATCTTGGAAACTTATTAGGGGCAATTATTCCTGCTATTGAACTATCCAAGCAGGAAGGAAATGAATCATTTTTATTTATTGCGAATCTTCACACGCTTACACAGATTAAAGATGCGCAAACGTTAAGACAAAATACCTACGAGATTGCTGCGGCTTGGCTTGCTTGTGGATTAGATACTGAAAAAACATTTTTCTACAGACAAAGTGATATCGCTGAAACCTGTGAACTTTCTTGGCATTTATCATGTTTTTTTCCTTATCAAAGATTAACATTGGCTCATTCATTCAAGGATAAGGCTGACAGACTTCAGGATGTAAATGCAGGTTTATTTACTTACCCAATTCTGATGGCTGCAGATATTTTACTGTATGATGCAGAGATTGTACCTGTAGGAAAGGATCAGCTTCAGCATTTGGAAATTGCAAGAGATGTAGCTTCCAGGTTTAATAATCAAATGGGAGAAGTGCTTGTATTACCACAAGCAGAACTTCAGCAGGACACGAAATATGTTCCCGGAACTGATGGGCGTAAAATGTCTAAATCAATGGGAAATATTATCAATATTTTCTTACCTGAAAAGGAACTGAAAAAACAGGTAATGAGCATTGAATCAGATTCTAAATCTCTGGAGGAACCTAAAGATCCCGAAACTGATAAAACCTTCCAGATCTATGAACTTATTGCAACACCTGAACAAACTGAAGAGCTAAGAGTAAAATATCTTGCCGGAAACTTCGGATACGGACATGCTAAGAAGGAATTACTGGATCTTATTCTGGTACGTTTTGAGAAAGAAAGAGAAACGTTCGCTTATTATATGAACAACCTTGATGAGCTGGAAGCAAAACTACAGCAAGGTGCCGAGAAAACCAGACCTATTGCCCTGGAAACTCTTAAAAGAGTAAGAACAAGCTTAGGATTTTAA
- a CDS encoding vancomycin high temperature exclusion protein, which yields MKKIIKNIFKIFLLLLVAGIIFIAWANYSIKKDSESFVSYNIADVPEAKTGLLLGTGKLLSNGTPNAYFYNRIEAAANLYKSRKIQYIIVSGDNSTKDYNEPEDMQLALMQKGVPQDKIILDHAGFRTLDSVVRAKDIFSQTKLVIISQKFHNERAVFLARKNGMEAFGYNAADVNKYAGLKTNMREYAAKAKAYWDLLFGVEPKFGGEKIVIP from the coding sequence ATGAAAAAAATAATCAAAAATATTTTTAAAATTTTCCTGCTTCTTCTGGTTGCAGGAATTATTTTTATTGCCTGGGCAAATTACAGCATAAAAAAGGACAGCGAATCTTTCGTTTCCTATAATATTGCAGATGTACCGGAAGCAAAAACGGGTCTGTTACTGGGAACCGGAAAACTTCTGAGCAACGGAACCCCGAATGCTTATTTCTACAATAGAATTGAAGCTGCTGCCAACTTATACAAAAGCAGAAAAATCCAATATATTATTGTAAGTGGTGACAACAGCACCAAAGACTATAATGAACCTGAAGATATGCAGCTGGCATTAATGCAGAAAGGAGTTCCACAGGATAAAATCATTTTAGATCATGCCGGATTCAGAACACTGGATTCTGTGGTAAGGGCAAAAGATATTTTCAGCCAGACAAAACTGGTGATTATCTCTCAGAAATTCCACAATGAAAGAGCTGTTTTCCTGGCCAGAAAAAACGGAATGGAAGCCTTTGGTTATAATGCTGCTGATGTAAATAAATACGCAGGTTTAAAGACCAATATGAGAGAGTACGCTGCCAAAGCTAAGGCATACTGGGACCTTCTTTTCGGAGTAGAACCTAAATTTGGTGGGGAGAAAATTGTGATTCCTTAA
- a CDS encoding lipoprotein signal peptidase, giving the protein MKKILAITFLVLLIDQASKIYIKTHFELNESIPVVNGFFNKTFVENPGMAYGFHFGGIIGKYFLVILRVFLIGGMVYMFKKWLKDGASNYLLIPMAIIFAGAIGNLIDGMFYGMIFDTGTVYDASTDRWIGYGGISKLVPFGQGYSTFMKGCVVDMLHFPVVDWYVPESWPLIGGKHIEFFKYIFNVADSAITVGAAFLLIFRKKAFPNGLEF; this is encoded by the coding sequence ATGAAAAAGATATTAGCGATAACATTTTTAGTGTTGTTGATTGACCAGGCTTCAAAAATTTACATCAAAACTCATTTTGAACTGAATGAAAGTATTCCTGTAGTCAATGGTTTCTTTAACAAAACTTTTGTTGAAAACCCTGGAATGGCTTATGGATTTCATTTTGGCGGAATCATCGGGAAATACTTTCTGGTAATCCTAAGAGTTTTCCTGATTGGAGGAATGGTATATATGTTTAAAAAATGGTTGAAAGACGGAGCATCCAATTATCTTTTGATTCCTATGGCCATCATTTTCGCCGGAGCAATCGGAAATCTTATTGACGGAATGTTTTATGGGATGATCTTCGACACCGGAACAGTGTATGACGCCAGTACTGACCGATGGATTGGGTATGGAGGTATCTCTAAGCTTGTTCCTTTTGGGCAGGGATATTCTACCTTTATGAAAGGCTGTGTAGTGGATATGCTTCATTTCCCGGTAGTAGACTGGTACGTCCCTGAAAGCTGGCCTTTAATAGGAGGAAAACATATTGAGTTCTTCAAATATATTTTCAATGTTGCCGATTCTGCGATCACAGTAGGTGCAGCTTTCCTTCTAATCTTCAGAAAAAAAGCATTTCCAAACGGGCTTGAGTTTTAA
- a CDS encoding PepSY-like domain-containing protein — MKNVKKITGVLMIMFLLIGGFVSAQDRAINVNQLPKTAKNFLAAQFKGIPVTSAIEDREIYGVDEYKVYLTNGMKIEFDSNGNWKEVDGKHQKVPYGFIPVSIRNYSTKNFPNTYIIKIEKKRWSYKAELSNGLELEFDRNGNFKRIDD, encoded by the coding sequence ATGAAAAATGTAAAGAAAATCACAGGAGTATTGATGATCATGTTTTTATTAATAGGAGGCTTCGTTTCTGCACAGGACAGAGCAATCAATGTTAATCAGTTACCCAAAACAGCTAAAAACTTTCTTGCTGCCCAATTTAAAGGAATACCTGTAACCTCGGCCATTGAAGACAGAGAAATTTATGGAGTAGATGAATATAAAGTATATCTGACCAATGGAATGAAAATAGAGTTTGACAGCAATGGAAACTGGAAAGAAGTGGATGGAAAGCATCAGAAAGTTCCGTATGGTTTCATTCCTGTATCGATCAGAAACTACAGTACAAAGAATTTCCCGAACACTTACATCATCAAGATCGAAAAGAAAAGATGGTCTTATAAAGCAGAACTTTCCAACGGACTGGAGCTTGAATTTGACAGAAACGGAAATTTTAAAAGAATTGATGATTAA
- a CDS encoding RNA polymerase sigma factor has protein sequence MKSKSDSLLISLYQKGDEGALSTLIHRHQRELFTFIFYKINDEDLANDIFQDTFMKIIVMLKEGRYNEEGKFILWAKRISHNLIIDHFRSKAKNIKVSETTFETDEYSIFDLIREPSENIEDQLVTNQIQEDLLRMLQFLPQNQQEVIKLRFFDGLSFKEIADHTDMSINTTLGRVRYALINLRKIMDENNIILTR, from the coding sequence ATGAAATCAAAATCGGATAGTTTACTAATTTCCCTTTACCAGAAAGGAGACGAGGGTGCGTTGTCAACCCTTATTCATCGACATCAGAGAGAACTGTTTACATTCATTTTTTATAAAATTAATGATGAAGATTTAGCGAATGATATCTTTCAGGACACCTTTATGAAGATTATTGTTATGCTGAAAGAAGGGCGTTATAACGAAGAAGGTAAATTTATCCTTTGGGCAAAAAGGATTTCCCACAATTTAATTATCGACCATTTCAGATCAAAAGCAAAGAATATAAAGGTTTCAGAAACTACTTTTGAAACCGATGAATATTCTATTTTTGATTTGATCAGAGAGCCTTCTGAAAATATTGAAGATCAGCTTGTGACGAATCAGATACAGGAAGATCTTTTAAGGATGCTGCAGTTTTTACCACAAAATCAGCAAGAAGTAATCAAACTAAGATTTTTTGACGGGCTGAGTTTCAAGGAAATTGCGGATCATACAGATATGAGCATTAATACTACTCTTGGAAGAGTACGGTATGCGCTGATAAACCTGAGAAAAATCATGGATGAAAATAATATAATATTAACCAGATAA
- a CDS encoding PepSY-like domain-containing protein, whose translation MQTLNFNIMVNWNLINSNGRKISSAQIRKNIVSFITRNHPCSVIDSIEKKYNAYKIHLMNGLCLVFDADGRNVKSN comes from the coding sequence ATGCAAACACTAAATTTTAATATTATGGTCAACTGGAATTTAATAAACAGTAACGGAAGAAAGATTTCTTCTGCTCAGATTAGAAAGAATATAGTTTCATTTATCACAAGGAATCATCCTTGCAGTGTCATTGACTCTATTGAAAAAAAATATAATGCTTATAAGATTCATTTGATGAATGGTCTATGTCTTGTTTTCGATGCAGATGGCCGTAACGTGAAATCAAATTAG
- a CDS encoding sensor histidine kinase: protein MKVSLKYYTIKYLIIILLFVIAVWAGLFYAYILDEVHDNVDDGLKDRKIQIIKAVYLNPQLLNNNDFGFNEFKINPIKAEEYQNKSRLYNKMYYMEYDDKDQPYRVLEADFIDQFKNQQRLVIRTSTVEEDELIYDLTTALIVLYILLVISIVVINGYLLNKAMRPFYLILDKLKKYQFGIPFSQEKQTYKITEFEELNVEINEMIERNELVFYQQKQFIENASHELQTPLAIVINKIDLLIQNDDLDKKSMTFLTEVKNDLRRMVGLNKSLLMLSKIENSQFNKTSDVDFNGMIAQLVQNYEDFIAFKKVEVNIIEKGKFVADFNQDLADILLSNLLKNAVKYNNEEGTLNIIVEYNRITFQNSGTAIPLDKSRIFNRFYKQGSDHTSTGLGLSIIKTIIKQYPGWDIVYEFGDQMHYFILTKNNGK from the coding sequence ATGAAAGTCTCTTTAAAATATTATACCATAAAATACCTGATCATCATCCTGCTGTTTGTTATTGCAGTTTGGGCAGGGTTGTTTTATGCCTACATTCTGGATGAAGTACATGATAATGTGGATGACGGATTGAAGGACCGGAAAATACAGATTATCAAAGCTGTTTATCTGAATCCCCAGCTGCTGAATAATAATGATTTTGGATTTAATGAATTTAAAATTAATCCCATTAAAGCTGAAGAGTATCAAAATAAAAGCAGGCTTTACAATAAGATGTATTATATGGAATATGATGATAAAGACCAGCCTTACAGAGTTCTTGAGGCAGACTTTATCGATCAGTTTAAAAATCAGCAGAGGCTTGTCATAAGAACGTCTACCGTAGAAGAGGACGAATTGATCTACGACCTTACGACTGCTTTAATTGTGCTTTATATCCTTTTGGTAATAAGCATTGTTGTCATCAACGGATATCTTTTGAATAAAGCAATGAGACCTTTCTACCTGATTTTGGATAAGCTTAAAAAATATCAGTTCGGAATCCCTTTTTCACAGGAAAAGCAGACATATAAAATTACCGAGTTCGAAGAATTGAATGTCGAAATCAATGAAATGATTGAACGTAACGAGCTTGTTTTTTACCAGCAGAAACAGTTTATTGAAAATGCGTCCCACGAACTTCAGACTCCTTTGGCTATTGTTATTAACAAAATTGACCTTCTGATTCAGAATGATGACCTTGATAAAAAGAGTATGACCTTTCTTACTGAAGTTAAAAATGATCTGCGAAGAATGGTAGGCTTAAACAAATCTTTATTAATGCTTTCCAAAATTGAAAACAGTCAGTTTAATAAAACTTCAGATGTTGACTTTAATGGAATGATTGCTCAGTTAGTTCAGAATTATGAAGATTTCATCGCATTTAAAAAAGTAGAGGTCAATATTATAGAGAAAGGAAAATTCGTTGCAGATTTTAACCAGGATCTGGCAGATATTCTGCTGTCCAATCTTCTTAAAAATGCGGTTAAATATAATAATGAAGAAGGAACGTTAAATATTATTGTTGAATATAACCGGATTACATTCCAAAACAGCGGTACAGCCATTCCTTTAGATAAGTCAAGGATCTTTAACCGTTTTTACAAGCAAGGATCAGATCATACCTCTACAGGATTAGGATTGTCTATCATTAAGACCATTATAAAACAATACCCGGGTTGGGATATTGTCTATGAATTCGGCGATCAGATGCATTACTTTATCCTGACAAAGAATAACGGAAAATGA
- a CDS encoding YjjG family noncanonical pyrimidine nucleotidase yields the protein MKMQHVFFDLDNTLWDHRRNAYLTIKELFEKQEITSKYHIDFEEFHSVYHDINEDLWEKIRDGIIGKEYLREHRFYDSFKHFGVEDRELALYFEEHFLDNIVSHNQLVEGAEDVLEYLKAKNYTLHIISNGFQEVTERKCTLSGIAPYFKTITSADAVGVRKPNPRIFEYSLGLSEARKEESILIGDDWIADAMGATDFGMDAIFFDVYKEDKRKEGLKAITHLQQIKEYL from the coding sequence ATGAAAATGCAGCATGTTTTTTTTGACCTGGATAATACACTCTGGGATCATCGTAGAAATGCCTATCTTACCATCAAGGAACTTTTTGAAAAACAGGAAATTACTTCAAAGTATCATATTGACTTTGAAGAGTTTCATTCTGTTTACCATGATATCAACGAAGATTTATGGGAAAAGATCAGAGATGGAATTATTGGCAAAGAGTATTTGAGAGAACACCGTTTTTATGACTCATTTAAACATTTTGGAGTAGAAGATAGAGAACTTGCCCTTTATTTTGAAGAGCACTTTCTTGATAATATTGTGAGTCATAATCAATTGGTAGAAGGAGCTGAAGATGTTTTGGAATATCTGAAAGCTAAGAATTATACATTACACATTATTTCCAATGGATTTCAGGAGGTAACGGAAAGGAAATGTACCTTGTCCGGAATTGCCCCTTATTTTAAAACGATTACCAGTGCAGATGCTGTAGGAGTAAGAAAACCTAATCCCAGGATTTTTGAATACTCTTTAGGACTTTCTGAAGCCAGAAAAGAAGAAAGTATCCTGATTGGTGATGATTGGATTGCTGATGCCATGGGAGCAACAGACTTCGGAATGGATGCCATTTTCTTTGATGTTTATAAAGAAGATAAACGGAAAGAAGGATTAAAAGCCATTACCCATCTTCAGCAGATTAAAGAATACTTATAA